One segment of Nomascus leucogenys isolate Asia chromosome 20, Asia_NLE_v1, whole genome shotgun sequence DNA contains the following:
- the DRD5 gene encoding D(1B) dopamine receptor, which translates to MLLPGSNGTAYPGQFALYQQLAQGNAVGGSAGAPPLGPAQVVTACLLTLLIIWTLLGNALVCAAIVRSRHLRAKMTNVFIVSLAVSDLFVALLVMPWKAVAEVAGYWPFGAFCDVWVAFDIMCSTASILNLCVISVDRYWAISRPFRYERKMTQRMALVMVGLAWTLSILISFIPVQLNWHRDQVASWGGLDLPNNLANWTPWEEDIWEPDVRAENCDSSLNRTYAISSSLISFYIPVAIMIVTYTRIYRIAQVQIRRISSLERAAEHAQSCRSSGACAPDTSLRASIKKETKVLKTLSVIMGVFVCCWLPFFILNCMVPFCSGHPEGPPAGFPCVSETTFDVFVWFGWANSSLNPVIYACNADFRKVFAQLLGCSHVCSRTPVETVNISNELVSYNQDTVFHKEIAAAYIHMMPNAVTPGNREVDNDEEEEGPFDRMSQIYQTSPDGDPIAESVWELDCEGEISLDKITPFTPNGFH; encoded by the coding sequence ATGCTACTGCCAGGAAGCAACGGCACCGCGTACCCAGGGCAGTTCGCGCTATACCAGCAGCTGGCGCAGGGGAACGCGGTGGGGGGCTCGGCGGGGGCACCGCCACTGGGGCCCGCGCAGGTGGTCACCGCCTGTCTGCTGACCCTACTCATCATCTGGACCCTGCTGGGCAACGCGCTGGTGTGCGCAGCCATCGTGCGGAGCCGCCACCTGCGCGCCAAGATGACCAACGTCTTCATCGTGTCTCTGGCCGTGTCAGACCTCTTCGTGGCGCTGCTGGTCATGCCCTGGAAGGCAGTCGCCGAGGTGGCCGGTTACTGGCCCTTTGGAGCGTTCTGCGACGTCTGGGTGGCCTTCGACATCATGTGCTCCACCGCCTCCATCCTGAACCTGTGCGTCATCAGCGTGGACCGCTATTGGGCCATCTCCAGGCCCTTCCGCTACGAGCGCAAGATGACCCAGCGCATGGCCTTAGTCATGGTCGGCCTGGCGTGGACCTTGTCCATCCTCATCTCCTTCATACCGGTCCAGCTCAACTGGCACAGGGACCAGGTGGCCTCTTGGGGCGGGCTGGACCTGCCAAACAACCTGGCCAACTGGACGCCCTGGGAGGAGGACATTTGGGAGCCCGACGTGAGGGCAGAGAACTGTGACTCCAGCCTGAATCGAACCTACGCCATCTCTTCCTCGCTCATCAGCTTCTACATCCCCGTGGCCATCATGATCGTGACCTACACCCGCATCTACCGCATCGCCCAGGTGCAGATCCGCAGGATTTCCTCCCTGGAGAGGGCCGCAGAGCACGCGCAGAGCTGCCGGAGCAGCGGAGCCTGCGCGCCGGACACCAGCCTGCGCGCTTCCATCAAGAAGGAGACCAAGGTTCTCAAGACCCTGTCGGTGATCATGGGGGTCTTCGTGTGTTGCTGGCTGCCCTTCTTCATCCTTAACTGCATGGTCCCTTTCTGCAGTGGACACCCCGAAGGCCCTCCGGCCGGCTTCCCCTGCGTCAGTGAGACCACCTTCGACGTCTTTGTCTGGTTCGGCTGGGCTAACTCCTCACTCAACCCCGTCATCTATGCCTGCAACGCCGACTTCCGCAAGGTGTTTGCCCAGCTGCTGGGGTGCAGCCACGTCTGCTCCCGCACGCCGGTGGAGACGGTGAACATCAGCAATGAGCTCGTCTCCTACAACCAAGACACCGTCTTCCACAAGGAAATCGCAGCTGCCTACATCCACATGATGCCCAACGCCGTTACCCCCGGCAACCGGGAGGTGGACAacgatgaggaggaggagggtccTTTCGATCGCATGTCCCAGATCTATCAGACGTCCCCAGATGGTGACCCTATTGCAGAGTCTGTCTGGGAGCTAGACTGCGAGGGGGAGATTTCTTTAGACAAAATAACACCTTTCACCCCAAATGGATTCCATTAA